In Virgibacillus sp. NKC19-16, a single genomic region encodes these proteins:
- a CDS encoding aldo/keto reductase: MTVDNNNFILNDGGSLPLVGLGTIGINGDQGTFEILNALNAGYRLIDTSTNYDNEGIVGEAVRRSALPREEILISTKLPGSYHEYDKAFIFIQESLRRTGLKYFDKYLIHWPNPKDGKYVEAWKALVDAQKQGLIRTIGVSNFEAEHLDNIIAETGVTPATNQVERHPYFNNNRMVEEDAKRGILTEAWSSFGRGYLNDVLNNATIKEIADKYDKTPAQIILNWNYQAGVFSIPKSSNPMHQKDNINSTNFELAPEDMETIDSLDKGEAGRVEGQDPNEYHEYV, translated from the coding sequence TTGACTGTTGATAATAACAATTTTATTCTAAATGATGGCGGCTCGCTTCCCCTTGTGGGATTAGGCACGATCGGCATTAATGGTGATCAGGGTACATTTGAAATTTTAAACGCCTTAAACGCAGGATACCGTTTAATCGATACTTCAACAAACTATGACAATGAAGGTATTGTCGGTGAAGCTGTGCGCAGGTCCGCACTGCCCAGAGAAGAAATTTTAATCAGTACGAAATTGCCCGGCTCTTACCATGAATACGACAAGGCGTTTATCTTTATTCAAGAATCTTTACGCCGCACTGGATTAAAATATTTTGACAAGTATTTAATTCATTGGCCGAATCCCAAAGACGGCAAATATGTAGAAGCTTGGAAGGCTTTAGTGGATGCTCAAAAACAAGGATTAATCCGAACCATCGGCGTTTCAAACTTTGAAGCCGAACATCTGGACAACATTATCGCAGAAACAGGTGTGACTCCTGCTACAAACCAAGTGGAGCGTCATCCGTATTTTAATAATAACCGTATGGTTGAAGAAGACGCGAAACGGGGTATTCTTACTGAAGCCTGGAGCTCTTTTGGTCGGGGTTATCTGAATGACGTGCTGAACAATGCCACAATTAAAGAAATTGCGGATAAATACGATAAAACTCCGGCACAGATTATTTTAAACTGGAACTATCAGGCCGGCGTATTTTCTATTCCAAAATCGAGTAATCCAATGCATCAAAAAGATAATATCAATAGTACCAACTTTGAATTAGCCCCTGAGGATATGGAAACAATTGATTCATTGGATAAAGGGGAAGCCGGCCGTGTAGAAGGGCAGGACCCCAACGAATATCACGAATATGTATAG
- a CDS encoding glycine betaine ABC transporter substrate-binding protein, with amino-acid sequence MWKQKRILGLLAVITLTIVLAACGNSNENNENSETEGSEDNNTNSEIELGQTELQLGSDDYVSNLVNTYLAKLLLEEIGYTVEVNQTDVGVQYTGLADGATDVIVGAWLPNTHGSYWEEYQDDLVEIGTVTEEVELGLVVPSYMEDINSIEDLRDNTNDIGEQLEWEITGISPGAGQMQLMEDSVIPGYELNDWTLVESSGAAMSTSLGDAINNEEPIVVTLWTPHWTFNEYDLKILEDPQNAFGDPDDILSVSRTGFEEDAPAAHQLISQFSITKEDTQEMMFDVQEGMDPEAAAQAFMDENPDLVEEWLDGLN; translated from the coding sequence ATGTGGAAACAAAAAAGAATCTTAGGACTATTGGCTGTTATTACGTTAACTATAGTGCTTGCAGCATGTGGAAACAGTAATGAAAATAACGAAAATAGTGAAACAGAAGGATCAGAAGATAACAACACCAATAGTGAAATCGAACTCGGACAGACAGAACTTCAGCTCGGAAGCGATGATTATGTGTCCAACCTAGTGAATACATATTTGGCTAAACTCTTACTTGAAGAAATCGGTTATACGGTCGAAGTTAACCAAACGGATGTTGGTGTACAATATACCGGCTTAGCTGACGGAGCTACAGATGTAATTGTTGGCGCATGGCTACCAAATACACATGGCAGTTATTGGGAAGAGTATCAAGATGACCTCGTAGAAATCGGCACCGTTACAGAAGAAGTAGAACTCGGCTTAGTTGTCCCCTCTTACATGGAGGATATTAATTCTATTGAGGATCTGAGAGACAACACAAATGATATTGGTGAACAGCTTGAATGGGAAATCACCGGCATCAGCCCGGGAGCCGGTCAAATGCAATTAATGGAAGATTCAGTGATTCCGGGGTATGAACTGAATGATTGGACACTTGTAGAAAGCTCAGGTGCTGCCATGTCCACTTCCTTAGGAGATGCCATTAATAATGAAGAGCCCATCGTTGTCACGTTGTGGACACCTCATTGGACCTTCAATGAGTATGATTTAAAAATCTTAGAAGATCCACAAAATGCATTTGGTGACCCAGACGATATATTATCAGTATCACGAACAGGATTTGAAGAAGATGCACCGGCGGCACATCAGCTTATCAGTCAATTTAGCATCACGAAAGAAGATACACAGGAAATGATGTTTGACGTTCAAGAAGGAATGGATCCGGAAGCTGCTGCACAAGCATTTATGGATGAAAATCCGGATTTAGTAGAGGAATGGTTAGACGGTCTTAATTAA
- a CDS encoding methylated-DNA--[protein]-cysteine S-methyltransferase produces the protein MIYDECQTDIGLLRFVLKENGTIARVFLTDHHWLTFVENHTVKKSSELGKPIREQFHEYIGGERKGFDLPFELEGTSFQKQTWKALQAIPYGETKSYSEIARSIDRPQAIRAVGHANSMNPLPIIFPCHRVIGKSKSLTGYVGGIEMKKQLLHIEGVLI, from the coding sequence ATGATTTATGACGAATGTCAAACAGATATTGGGCTTTTAAGATTTGTGCTAAAGGAAAACGGAACGATTGCACGCGTATTTTTAACCGATCATCATTGGTTAACTTTTGTTGAAAATCATACTGTTAAAAAGAGCTCTGAGCTGGGAAAACCTATTCGAGAACAGTTTCATGAATATATTGGTGGAGAACGTAAGGGTTTTGATTTACCATTTGAACTTGAAGGGACATCATTCCAAAAGCAAACATGGAAAGCATTGCAAGCCATTCCTTATGGGGAAACAAAATCTTATTCTGAAATTGCTCGTTCTATTGATCGACCGCAAGCTATTCGTGCTGTAGGACATGCAAACAGTATGAATCCATTGCCGATTATATTTCCGTGTCACCGGGTTATTGGAAAAAGTAAAAGTCTGACTGGATATGTTGGAGGCATAGAAATGAAAAAGCAACTACTTCATATTGAAGGTGTCCTTATTTAA
- a CDS encoding type II toxin-antitoxin system PemK/MazF family toxin, whose translation MSSKMKQGDVWLADVLFKGSRQTKQRPVIIVGNELALDMDVIIAPVTNQQPRNQFDVVLEYWEEAGLLKPSVARTSKIVSVHGNELKRHIGELHNDDLERVLNMCKKLF comes from the coding sequence ATGAGCAGTAAAATGAAACAGGGTGATGTTTGGTTAGCAGATGTCCTTTTTAAGGGAAGTCGTCAAACCAAACAGCGCCCTGTTATTATTGTTGGAAATGAATTGGCATTAGATATGGATGTCATTATTGCGCCAGTTACAAACCAACAGCCTAGAAATCAATTTGATGTTGTTTTGGAGTATTGGGAGGAAGCAGGTTTATTAAAACCGTCTGTGGCTCGTACTTCCAAAATTGTTTCTGTGCATGGTAATGAACTGAAGCGTCACATAGGCGAGTTACATAACGATGATCTTGAACGAGTACTCAATATGTGTAAAAAGCTATTTTAG
- a CDS encoding SMI1/KNR4 family protein has protein sequence MCYQNITAVPEKNEFNTADHSYAIDRFLCVLENTEENDYGVYDIDVTLTRIEVRLTDNEDLVGVDLLPIAILFAGDYLCLDYRESDNHPTVCVWDHEESGDLDPVTYYCSENFDEFLSILYKGN, from the coding sequence ATCTGTTATCAAAATATAACGGCGGTACCAGAAAAAAATGAATTTAATACAGCAGATCATTCGTATGCAATAGACAGGTTTTTATGTGTTTTGGAAAACACTGAAGAAAATGACTACGGTGTTTATGATATTGATGTAACATTGACTCGTATTGAAGTGCGGCTTACCGATAATGAAGATTTAGTTGGGGTTGATTTATTACCTATAGCTATATTGTTTGCCGGGGATTATTTATGTTTAGATTATAGAGAATCTGATAACCACCCTACTGTTTGTGTATGGGACCATGAGGAATCAGGTGATTTAGATCCAGTAACTTATTACTGTTCTGAGAACTTTGATGAATTTCTAAGTATATTGTATAAAGGTAACTAG
- a CDS encoding PTS fructose transporter subunit IIABC has product MRINDLLRKDTMIMDMQAADKPGAIDEMVQRLQENHVINDSKAFKEAILKREAQTSTGLGDGIAMPHAKTNAVNEPTVLFAKSRGGLDYEALDGQPTYLFFMIAVPDGANDTHLQTLAALSKMLIDQDFVEQLKQASSPDDVHALFQQEETESQPEADDQETDYSKQESDKPFVVAVTACPTGIAHTYMAEDALKKKATEMDVNIRVETNGSDGAKNALTNEEIEKAAGVIIAADKNVEMARFDRKPVLERPVSDGINKAEELITKAINQDAPTLQAENVSDADSEAEKSSSIWRKIYKDLMNGISHMLPFVVGGGILMAISFLVEGFLGSDHELFEFFNVVGSNAFYFLIPILAGYIAMSIADRPGLMPGLVGGLMAVNSDAGFLGGLVAGFLAGYLVLLVKRAFRGLPKSLDGLKSILLYPVAGLFLIGIFMYFLIGPVFATINTAMVTFLENLGTGNAVILGALLGGMMAIDMGGPFNKAAYAFSIGIFTETGDGSLMAAAMVGGMVPPLAIALATTFFKNKFTENERKSGVTNYVMGLSFITEGAIPFAAADPIRVIGSSVLGAVTAGGLTQLWSSTIPAPHGGIFVIPLADNAILFLVALLIGAVISSLVLGLWRKPVE; this is encoded by the coding sequence ATGAGAATCAATGATTTATTGCGTAAAGATACCATGATCATGGATATGCAGGCTGCAGATAAGCCTGGTGCAATTGATGAAATGGTTCAGCGTCTTCAGGAAAATCATGTGATTAATGATTCCAAGGCATTTAAAGAAGCAATTTTAAAAAGGGAAGCGCAGACATCCACCGGCTTGGGTGATGGGATTGCCATGCCACATGCTAAAACAAATGCTGTCAATGAACCAACAGTGCTTTTTGCCAAAAGCAGGGGCGGACTAGATTATGAAGCACTTGATGGGCAACCGACGTATCTGTTTTTCATGATTGCGGTGCCGGATGGTGCGAATGATACACATTTACAAACCTTAGCAGCACTTTCCAAAATGCTAATCGATCAAGATTTTGTTGAACAATTAAAACAAGCTAGCTCCCCGGATGATGTCCATGCTCTTTTTCAGCAAGAAGAAACAGAAAGTCAGCCGGAAGCAGACGATCAGGAGACTGATTATTCTAAGCAGGAGAGCGACAAGCCATTCGTTGTAGCGGTTACAGCCTGCCCAACAGGAATTGCTCATACCTATATGGCCGAAGATGCTCTAAAGAAAAAAGCCACTGAGATGGATGTAAATATCCGGGTGGAGACGAACGGATCAGATGGTGCCAAAAATGCACTGACGAATGAAGAAATTGAAAAAGCGGCCGGTGTCATTATTGCTGCAGATAAAAATGTGGAAATGGCTCGTTTTGATCGAAAACCTGTACTGGAAAGACCAGTTAGTGATGGAATTAATAAAGCAGAAGAATTAATTACAAAGGCAATCAATCAAGATGCTCCTACGCTTCAAGCGGAAAATGTCAGTGATGCGGATAGTGAAGCAGAAAAATCATCTTCCATCTGGCGGAAAATTTATAAAGATTTGATGAACGGTATCTCTCATATGCTTCCATTTGTCGTCGGCGGCGGAATCCTGATGGCAATCTCCTTTTTAGTTGAAGGCTTCCTGGGAAGCGATCATGAACTTTTTGAGTTCTTTAATGTTGTTGGCAGCAATGCATTCTACTTCCTGATCCCGATACTTGCCGGTTATATTGCCATGAGTATCGCAGACAGACCCGGGTTGATGCCTGGTCTTGTCGGTGGCTTGATGGCAGTTAACAGTGATGCTGGCTTCCTCGGCGGACTTGTTGCAGGTTTCCTTGCTGGTTATCTCGTTCTTTTAGTGAAAAGAGCCTTTCGTGGATTGCCGAAGTCACTGGATGGTTTAAAATCAATCTTACTTTATCCAGTCGCAGGACTTTTTCTTATCGGGATTTTTATGTACTTTCTCATCGGACCTGTGTTTGCGACGATCAATACAGCAATGGTTACCTTCTTGGAAAACCTCGGTACAGGGAACGCGGTGATTCTTGGTGCATTGCTTGGCGGTATGATGGCGATTGATATGGGTGGCCCTTTTAACAAGGCTGCTTACGCCTTTTCCATCGGGATATTTACTGAAACTGGAGATGGAAGCCTTATGGCAGCTGCGATGGTAGGCGGGATGGTCCCGCCGCTCGCGATTGCATTAGCAACCACATTCTTTAAAAATAAGTTTACGGAAAATGAACGGAAATCAGGCGTCACGAACTATGTCATGGGTCTCTCTTTTATCACAGAAGGAGCCATTCCATTTGCCGCGGCAGATCCGATTCGCGTTATCGGCTCGTCCGTACTGGGCGCAGTAACTGCTGGTGGTTTAACACAGCTTTGGAGCAGCACTATACCGGCTCCCCATGGAGGCATTTTTGTGATTCCATTAGCAGATAACGCGATTCTTTTCCTAGTTGCCCTACTCATCGGAGCGGTCATCTCCTCCCTGGTCCTTGGCCTTTGGAGAAAACCGGTAGAATAA
- the pfkB gene encoding 1-phosphofructokinase, with translation MIYTLTLNPSIDYVIHVNHLNLGGLNRMDNEMKFPGGKGINVSRILHELEYENTALGFLGGYTGDYVAKQLQNDGINTDFIPIQGETRTNIKLKSDKETEINGHGPDISPAETDKLMRQLGKITRQDTVVLSGSKPASLPGNYYQKLVEQIVTANATFIIDTTGNALRSALAYKPLLVKPNVEELAEMFGVVLNNREDIIYYGEKLLDLGAKHAIVSMAGDGALLFTANGIYYGWSPKGEVKNSVGSGDSMIAGFTGKYMKTNDASEAFRMSLATGSATAFSDDLAKRMDILPLLEKVEISRIDR, from the coding sequence ATGATTTATACGTTAACGCTCAACCCTTCCATTGACTATGTCATTCACGTCAACCATTTAAATCTTGGGGGGCTGAACAGAATGGATAATGAGATGAAATTCCCGGGTGGCAAAGGGATTAATGTTTCCCGTATCCTGCATGAATTGGAATACGAAAATACAGCATTGGGCTTTCTGGGCGGTTACACCGGTGACTATGTAGCAAAACAATTGCAAAACGATGGGATAAATACAGATTTCATCCCTATTCAAGGTGAAACGAGAACCAATATTAAACTTAAATCAGATAAAGAAACGGAAATTAATGGCCACGGACCAGATATTTCACCCGCAGAGACGGACAAACTCATGCGCCAACTAGGAAAAATAACTCGTCAGGACACGGTTGTTTTATCAGGAAGCAAGCCTGCTTCTTTGCCTGGGAATTATTATCAAAAGCTGGTGGAACAAATTGTAACTGCAAACGCCACGTTTATTATCGACACAACAGGAAATGCCTTGCGATCAGCTTTGGCCTATAAACCGCTACTGGTGAAACCAAATGTGGAAGAGTTAGCGGAGATGTTTGGTGTTGTTTTGAACAATCGGGAAGACATCATATATTACGGGGAAAAATTATTGGATTTAGGAGCGAAACATGCCATCGTTTCCATGGCTGGAGATGGTGCACTGCTTTTTACAGCAAATGGAATTTATTACGGATGGAGTCCAAAAGGGGAAGTCAAAAACTCTGTTGGTTCAGGAGACTCCATGATCGCAGGATTTACCGGTAAATATATGAAGACAAATGATGCGAGTGAAGCATTCCGAATGAGTCTGGCGACAGGAAGTGCTACTGCTTTTTCTGATGATTTGGCTAAACGTATGGATATTCTCCCCTTGCTGGAAAAAGTAGAGATTAGCCGTATTGATAGATAA
- a CDS encoding DeoR/GlpR family DNA-binding transcription regulator, with protein sequence MLTEERHAFILRMLKQDGIVKSQDLMKRIGCSESTIRRDLGQLENEGKLKRIHGGANRTYQLDEELTASEKSFKNIQEKESIGKLAASLIEVNDVIFMDAGTTTLALTPYLKDKNITVVTNGIQHASALAEQQVQVYLIGGMIKHSTKAIIGSDSLNTLHNYRFNKAFLGMNGIDASFGCTTPDPEEAALKKMAHQQAAATFVLADHSKWDKVSFAKVFDMEEISIVTDYIESNMQHYKEETTILEVKQ encoded by the coding sequence ATGTTAACAGAAGAACGGCATGCATTTATCTTAAGGATGTTGAAACAGGACGGGATTGTGAAGTCACAGGATTTAATGAAGCGGATTGGCTGTTCAGAATCAACGATTAGAAGAGATCTGGGACAGCTTGAAAATGAAGGAAAATTAAAACGCATCCATGGTGGTGCAAATCGGACATATCAATTGGATGAGGAATTAACTGCTTCTGAAAAATCATTCAAAAACATTCAAGAAAAAGAATCGATTGGAAAATTGGCTGCGTCTCTTATTGAAGTAAATGATGTCATATTCATGGATGCTGGTACGACAACCCTTGCATTAACCCCCTATTTGAAAGATAAAAATATCACTGTTGTGACAAATGGCATCCAGCATGCTTCAGCCCTTGCCGAGCAACAAGTTCAAGTTTATCTGATTGGCGGAATGATCAAACATTCGACAAAAGCCATTATAGGTTCTGACAGTTTGAATACATTGCATAACTATCGTTTTAACAAAGCATTTTTAGGCATGAATGGGATTGACGCAAGTTTTGGATGTACGACACCCGATCCTGAGGAGGCAGCATTAAAGAAAATGGCGCATCAACAAGCTGCTGCCACCTTTGTTTTAGCAGATCATTCGAAATGGGATAAAGTAAGTTTTGCAAAGGTATTTGATATGGAGGAAATATCCATTGTGACAGACTATATAGAAAGTAATATGCAGCACTACAAAGAAGAAACAACCATTTTGGAGGTGAAGCAATGA
- a CDS encoding PH domain-containing protein yields MFKKLASDALGLSDIGKIIGPEDYDKTDADDYVRHEDDEQIYFLIKTKADEYCFTNLALIHVDGENATSSKQTLRRYPYSQHKISDVVMETAGKVDMDIEIKFQIGNQVLSIDVHKEEIDKLKDLYKALLYISEITHANEVMLDMTSQSLDKAVSVLQNSRTSETNLAGQYKEITEFGFSWVQSSREKYHKKDFGEVFEKYINN; encoded by the coding sequence ATGTTCAAAAAGTTAGCTTCAGATGCTCTAGGTTTATCCGATATTGGTAAAATTATCGGGCCGGAAGACTATGATAAAACGGATGCAGATGATTATGTCAGGCATGAAGATGATGAACAAATTTACTTCTTGATCAAAACAAAAGCAGACGAGTATTGTTTCACCAACCTGGCGCTGATTCATGTGGACGGGGAAAATGCAACTTCCTCTAAACAGACCTTAAGGCGTTACCCTTATTCCCAGCATAAAATTTCTGATGTAGTCATGGAAACAGCAGGAAAAGTCGATATGGATATTGAAATTAAATTCCAGATTGGAAACCAAGTGCTTAGCATTGATGTGCATAAGGAGGAAATTGATAAACTAAAAGATCTGTACAAAGCACTGCTATATATATCCGAAATCACACACGCGAATGAGGTTATGCTGGATATGACCAGCCAAAGTCTTGATAAAGCTGTTTCTGTTCTACAAAATTCAAGAACCTCCGAAACAAACCTGGCTGGGCAATATAAAGAAATAACGGAATTTGGGTTTTCCTGGGTCCAGTCATCCCGTGAAAAGTATCATAAAAAAGATTTTGGTGAAGTTTTTGAGAAGTATATTAATAATTAA
- a CDS encoding SDR family NAD(P)-dependent oxidoreductase — MGKLDDKVGVIVGGTSGLGEATAKMFAKEGAKVIVVGLEEDQGQRIVNDIEQNNGEAIFVKIDITNRTSVEDGVNKAVEEYGTIDVLYNGAGIHDAYENVVETDEETFDKVMDVNVKGPYLATKAIMPIFLEKGKGNIINVGSQSTFVAGAGGNTYVTSKHAINGFTKQLVYDFGDKGVKANLIAPGFIETPMTEGIQDERLNDIPAGRAGKPEEIATVAVFLASDESDYMQGAEIKVDGGWTVGR; from the coding sequence ATGGGAAAATTAGATGATAAAGTTGGAGTGATTGTCGGTGGTACATCAGGCCTTGGAGAAGCTACAGCTAAAATGTTTGCAAAAGAAGGGGCTAAGGTGATCGTTGTTGGTTTAGAAGAAGATCAAGGTCAACGTATTGTTAACGATATTGAACAGAATAATGGAGAAGCAATATTTGTAAAAATTGACATAACGAATCGGACATCAGTCGAAGATGGTGTTAATAAAGCAGTAGAAGAATACGGCACGATTGATGTATTGTATAACGGAGCTGGTATTCATGATGCCTATGAAAATGTCGTTGAAACGGACGAAGAAACATTTGATAAAGTAATGGATGTAAATGTTAAGGGGCCATACCTTGCCACGAAAGCCATTATGCCTATATTTTTAGAGAAAGGCAAAGGAAATATTATTAACGTCGGATCGCAATCTACATTTGTTGCCGGTGCAGGTGGTAACACTTACGTAACGAGCAAACATGCTATAAATGGGTTTACAAAACAATTGGTTTATGATTTTGGTGATAAGGGAGTAAAAGCTAATTTAATCGCACCAGGGTTCATTGAGACACCTATGACTGAAGGAATTCAAGATGAGAGACTAAACGATATTCCTGCAGGTAGGGCCGGCAAACCAGAGGAGATTGCAACGGTAGCAGTTTTCTTAGCTTCTGATGAATCAGATTATATGCAGGGGGCTGAAATTAAGGTTGACGGTGGCTGGACTGTTGGACGTTAA